The following are encoded in a window of Vigna unguiculata cultivar IT97K-499-35 chromosome 8, ASM411807v1, whole genome shotgun sequence genomic DNA:
- the LOC114195277 gene encoding peptide-N4-(N-acetyl-beta-glucosaminyl)asparagine amidase A → MNTASERFVTFLCFFLLLFMTTLSNSQPDRFMRPLRGSNSEYFEVGYPPPSHEPTPSCSHRVLHHSFAHTIDSPPYTTSYSPPPRCPAPWSRVVLHFHARCKGEQYDRIAAIWISGAEILRTSTAEPTADGIFWNVRKDVTRYSSLFAKSNLDLTMMLENIVNTEFTGVYHVTVTLLYYNEYAVKAPVRVPFVPCPEELTFNPISLPTSRSLIQDPGSRGVNESPADLIIPISDDGRRGFWFKLEEEKSSFSRKVRIPRNTYRAVLELYVSFHGNDEFWYSNPPTSYITANGLATERGNGAYREVYATIDGQVVGSEVPFPVIFTGGINPLFWEPMVAIGAFNLPSYDIDLTPFLGKVLDGKEHVFGIGVVKGISYWLVNANLHLWLDHESKVVHANPVVHHSPETSIERQEGFRGLDGSFDVDAEQETHITGWVMTSAGNITTTVSQGFSFKNFIKFQHNGSIKTVKQKFKAKKKVKVIDGKGESITRLKVRRRYPLRVVTTTKEFLDGTYRLVTELSHILNEKHVSGCFSKSITNAQNSKGWIDVKGHSVVSGQASTTQNYSYVDGFMCYSRNVAASNGRIVLDNSTFVCEL, encoded by the coding sequence CAGACCGTTTCATGAGACCCCTTCGTGGGAGTAACAGTGAATACTTCGAGGTGGGTTACCCGCCGCCGTCACACGAACCCACTCCGTCCTGCAGCCACCGTGTCCTCCACCACTCCTTCGCCCACACCATCGACTCTCCTCCGTACACCACCTCCTACAGCCCTCCCCCGCGCTGCCCCGCCCCGTGGTCCCGCGTCGTGCTCCATTTCCACGCCCGCTGCAAGGGCGAGCAGTACGACCGCATCGCCGCCATCTGGATCTCCGGCGCCGAGATCCTCCGCACCAGCACCGCCGAGCCCACCGCCGACGGCATCTTCTGGAACGTCCGCAAGGACGTCACGAGATACTCCTCCCTCTTCGCCAAATCCAACCTCGACCTTACCATGATGCTAGAAAACATCGTGAACACAGAGTTCACAGGCGTCTACCACGTTACCGTCACTCTCCTCTACTACAACGAGTACGCCGTTAAGGCCCCCGTCAGGGTTCCGTTTGTCCCCTGCCCCGAGGAGCTTACTTTCAATCCAATTTCTCTGCCTACATCTCGATCTCTTATCCAGGATCCCGGCTCCAGAGGCGTGAATGAGTCGCCGGCGGATTTGATTATTCCGATATCCGATGATGGGCGGCGAGGGTTTTGGTTCAAGTTGGAGGAGGAGAAAAGTTCCTTCTCCCGGAAAGTTCGAATTCCGAGAAACACCTATCGCGCGGTGCTTGAATTATACGTTTCTTTTCACGGAAACGACGAGTTCTGGTACTCGAACCCGCCGACTTCGTACATCACGGCGAACGGTTTGGCGACGGAGCGTGGGAACGGCGCGTACAGGGAAGTTTACGCGACGATCGACGGGCAGGTTGTCGGGTCGGAGGTTCCGTTTCCGGTGATATTCACCGGCGGGATCAACCCTTTGTTCTGGGAGCCCATGGTGGCGATCGGGGCTTTTAACCTTCCCTCATACGACATCGATTTGACGCCGTTTTTGGGGAAAGTTCTGGATGGGAAGGAGCACGTGTTCGGAATAGGAGTGGTGAAGGGAATATCTTACTGGCTGGTGAACGCAAACTTGCATCTTTGGTTGGACCACGAATCAAAGGTGGTTCATGCTAATCCCGTGGTTCATCACAGTCCTGAAACTTCGATCGAACGGCAAGAGGGGTTTCGAGGGCTTGATGGGTCGTTTGACGTGGACGCGGAGCAGGAAACGCACATCACAGGGTGGGTCATGACCAGTGCCGGCAACATCACCACCACGGTTTCTCAGGGATTCTCGTTCAAGAACTTCATAAAGTTCCAACACAATGGGAGTATCAAGACCGTTAAGCAGAAGTTCAAGGCAAAGAAAAAAGTTAAGGTGATCGATGGAAAAGGTGAATCTATCACCAGGTTGAAGGTTAGACGAAGGTACCCTTTAAGGGTTGTCACCACCACTAAGGAGTTTCTCGATGGCACATACCGGCTTGTCACCGAGCTTTCTCATATTCTCAATGAGAAGCATGTAAGTGGGTGCTTCTCGAAATCCATTACCAATGCCCAGAATTCCAAGGGCTGGATCGATGTGAAGGGTCACTCTGTTGTGTCAGGTCAGGCAAGCACCACGCAGAATTATAGTTATGTTGATGGGTTCATGTGCTACTCCCGGAATGTTGCTGCGTCTAATGGAAGGATTGTCTTGGACAATTCAACGTTTGTTTGTGAATTGTGA
- the LOC114195276 gene encoding probable methyltransferase PMT23: protein MAIVVEDFFKERKYPFIFTLLILFICVAFFLFSFSNTTSNPVAFYSVIQHQAPPHHASKPKEQELPLKVTNVTADEDQGLPPEEDAVTIDWKLCEDPQNVDFIPCLDNFVAIKALKSRRHMEHRERHCPETSLHCLLPLPKGYKAPVPWPKSRDKIWYDNVPHPKLVEYKKDQHWVVKSGEYLVFPGGGTQFKDGVDHYIEFIQKTLPAIKWGKHTRVVLDVGCGVASFGGYLLDKNVITMSFAPKDEHEAQIQFALERGIPATLSVIGTQKLTFPDNGFDLIHCARCRVHWDADGGKPLYELNRILRPGGFFAWSATPVYRDDERDQKVWNAMVDITKAMCWKVVAKAHDSSGIGLVIYQKPTSSSCYEKRKENNPPLCENGDGKNSSWYARLNNCLTPLPVDDKGKLQSWPKSWPQRLTSKPPSLPTDSVSKDKFFKDSKRWSELVSDVYVKALPINWSSVRNVMDMNAGYAGFAAALVDLPVWVMNVVPIDVPDTLSIIMDRGFIGMYHDWCESFSTYPRTYDLLHSSFLFKYLEPRCDILDVAVEIDRILRPNGYLVVHDSMEILNKLTPIFSSLHWSVTLHQDQFLVARKGFWRPTSSSD from the exons ATGGCAATTGTAGTTGAAGACTTCTTCAAGGAGAGGAAATACCCTTTCATTTTCACTCTCTTAATCTTGTTCATTTGTGTCGCGTTCTTCCTCTTCAGCTTCTCCAACACCACCTCAAATCCTGTTGCTTTCTATTCTGTTATCCAACACCAAGCACCTCCTCATCATGCTTCAAAACCGAAAGAGCAAGAGCTTCCTCTAAAGGTGACCAATGTCACAGCTGATGAAGACCAAGGTTTGCCCCCAGAGGAGGATGCTGTGACCATTGATTGGAAGCTGTGTGAGGACCCGCAGAATGTTGATTTTATACCATGTTTGGATAATTTTGTGGCCATTAAGGCTCTTAAGTCGAGGAGGCACATGGAGCACAGGGAAAGACATTGCCCTGAGACCAGTCTTCACTGCTTGTTGCCTCTCCCCAAAGGGTATAAAGCCCCGGTTCCGTGGCCTAAGAGCAGGGATAAG aTTTGGTATGATAACGTTCCTCATCCAAAGCTGGTGGAGTACAAGAAAGATCAGCACTGGGTAGTAAAGTCTGGAGAATATCTGGTTTTTCCAGGTGGTGGTACTCAATTCAAAGATGGAGTAGATCATTACATTGAGTTCATACAGAAG ACATTACCAGCAATTAAATGGGGAAAGCATACCAGGGTTGTTCTAGATGTTGGCTGTGGTGTTGCTAGCTTTGGTGGCTATTTGCTGGACAAAAATGTTATTACTATGTCATTTGCCCCAAAGGATGAACATGAAGCTCAGATACAGTTTGCCTTGGAACGAGGAATCCCTGCAACTCTTTCAGTCATTGGAACACAAAAGTTGACTTTTCCTGATAATGGCTTTGATTTGATCCATTGTGCACGGTGTAGGGTTCACTGGGATGCAGATG GTGGGAAGCCCTTGTATGAGCTCAATAGGATTCTTAGACCTGGTGGTTTCTTTGCATGGTCTGCAACACCAGTCTACCGAGATGATGAAAGAGATCAGAAAGTATGGAATG CCATGGTGGATATAACAAAAGCCATGTGCTGGAAGGTTGTGGCTAAGGCTCATGATTCTTCTGGAATTGGACTTGTTATATACCAGAAGCCCACCTCATCTTCTTGCTATGAGAAACGTAAAGAGAACAATCCACCTCTATGTGAAAATGGAGATGGGAAGAACAGCTCATG GTATGCGAGGCTCAATAATTGTCTTACTCCTCTTCCGGTCGATGATAAGGGTAAACTGCAGAGCTGGCCCAAGTCTTGGCCCCAGAGGCTTACCAGTAAGCCACCTAGCTTACCTACTGATTCAGTTTCCAAAGACAAGTTCTTCAAGGACAGCAAACGCTGGTCTGAATTAGTTTCAGATGTTTATGTGAAAGCTCTTCCTATAAATTGGTCAAGTGTTCGAAATGTAATGGACATGAATGCTGGTTATGCAGG ATTTGCTGCTGCTCTCGTTGATCTTCCAGTGTGGGTGATGAATGTAGTACCTATTGATGTGCCTGATACTCTTAGTATTATAATGGACAGAGGGTTTATAGGAATGTATCATGATTGGTGCGAGTCCTTTAGTACCTATCCTCGCACATACGATCTTCTTCACTCTAGCTTTCTGTTCAAATATCTTGAGCCAAG ATGTGACATTTTAGATGTGGCTGTGGAGATTGATCGCATACTGAGACCAAATGGATATCTCGTGGTTCACGATTCAATGGAGATACTTAACAAGCTCACTCCAATTTTTAGTTCACTTCACTGGTCTGTAACGTTGCATCAGGATCAGTTTCTTGTAGCTAGGAAGGGTTTCTGGCGACCTACGAGCTCTTCAGACTGA